The Enterococcus sp. 7F3_DIV0205 genome has a window encoding:
- the lepB gene encoding signal peptidase I, with protein sequence MNLKSKELLHTILFFVGLAALLFLLRQFVFTPVVVKGHSMDPTLADGERVIALKNTEIKRFDIVTFPAPDEPKKNYIKRVIGLPGDTIEYKNDVLYINDKEVKEPYLDEFKAEVTDGLPLTLDFTLSEVTGEKKVPEGEYFVMGDNRRNSKDGRMIGFINKDKISGDVKFVLWPLNRFGTI encoded by the coding sequence ATGAATTTGAAGTCTAAAGAGTTATTACATACAATCTTATTTTTTGTTGGTTTAGCAGCACTACTATTTTTATTAAGACAGTTCGTTTTTACACCAGTCGTGGTTAAGGGGCATTCGATGGACCCTACATTGGCTGATGGTGAACGAGTGATCGCATTAAAAAATACAGAAATCAAACGTTTTGATATTGTGACATTTCCAGCACCTGATGAGCCAAAAAAGAATTATATCAAGCGCGTGATTGGTTTGCCAGGTGATACGATCGAATATAAAAATGATGTTTTATATATCAACGACAAAGAAGTCAAAGAACCTTACCTTGATGAATTCAAAGCCGAAGTGACAGATGGATTGCCACTTACCCTTGATTTTACTTTAAGTGAAGTGACAGGTGAGAAGAAGGTTCCAGAAGGTGAATATTTTGTGATGGGTGATAATCGCAGAAATTCTAAAGATGGACGAATGATTGGTTTTATTAATAAAGATAAAATCTCAGGTGATGTTAAGTTTGTTTTATGGCCGTTGAACCGTTTTGGAACAATTTAA
- a CDS encoding winged helix-turn-helix transcriptional regulator has product MEQVKTTEFSLCPKFEKAFAILGKKWNGLIIDVLLENGPQRFGELRQKIPELSDRVLVERLKELEGEGIISKAVRCDESSRLEYFLTNKGKDLQQAMEQIQHWAEKWVTAEECS; this is encoded by the coding sequence ATGGAGCAAGTAAAAACAACCGAATTTTCACTATGTCCTAAATTTGAAAAAGCTTTTGCGATTTTAGGAAAAAAATGGAATGGTTTGATTATTGATGTCTTGTTGGAAAATGGTCCTCAACGATTTGGTGAGTTAAGACAAAAGATTCCTGAGCTAAGCGATCGAGTGTTAGTAGAACGCTTGAAAGAGTTAGAAGGAGAAGGAATCATCTCAAAAGCAGTCCGCTGTGATGAGAGTAGCCGTCTAGAATATTTCCTCACAAATAAAGGCAAGGACTTACAACAAGCAATGGAACAAATCCAGCATTGGGCAGAAAAATGGGTTACCGCTGAAGAATGCAGTTGA
- the addA gene encoding helicase-exonuclease AddAB subunit AddA — MSKTIPLRPENEQFTDNQWQAVFDGDENILVSASAGSGKTTVLVRRVIEKLKSGVDIDRLLIVTYTEAAAKEMKERIQSALQKAITNESEQEKKQHFIKQLSLLPTAHISTLHAFCLTVIRRFYYLIEIDPVFRLLTDETEMLLLKEDVWDELRERFYSEDSEAFYQLTSNFSNDRSDDGLTRLIFSLYEFARANPDPEEWLAHLADSYRLEGQLGESALFQEYLKPQMMETLFRCVDRYEEMIQLTEGEEKLEKIAILARNEKEFVETFSSQLADNDLESGFEISKTVTFERYPSIRVEELKEIAAQAKTLREQNKKAINDILTNLFTLSPEQMKEILEQSKPLVQEMAKVGKAFIDTYSQQKLRKGLVDFNDLEHFTLAILAKKEAGEWFASEASKYYREKFDEVLVDEYQDINRLQETILYWLRRPSADEGNLFMVGDVKQSIYSFRLADPTLFIEKYNQYGKNKEGKRIVLAENFRSRKNVLDFTNLVFEQLMDERVGQIAYDEAAQLVHGFDQFDEAENYDTELLIYEKKSEKSEETVDLANAPQLLLEDKTEGELHMTALKIRELIDNKFLIYDKSIKENRPLTYKDIVLLTPTKKNNLTILEIFKIAGIPIQVNDAQNYFQATEVQTMVALLQIIDNPYQDIPLAAVLRSPIVGLKENELVEIRLAAKKSSYYEAFLTFNQRDTENQKQQSLKEKTKNFAELLDKWREIARRNQLATLIWQIYQDTAYLDYVGGMPAGKQRQANLFALVDRAASYEKTSFRGLFQFVRFIEKMQEKDKDLAEPVILSEENAVRVMTIHASKGLEFPVVFVLDMTKEFNLGDLNERYIFDDRLGVGIRYLDQTDRVLYETLPFLAIKQAKLKKLLSEEMRKLYVALTRAEQKLYLVGSYNDQEATFKEWLKVADVQTKVLPGENRLQGKSSLMNWVGMTLIRHQRMAEFQTEFITESVAGISQHPAGFTLSFMTEKTIQERFAALQFFETSSTKVENAAKSDATAIEKGLCRLNYDYPYQLSTKTTNYQSVSEIKRIFEDPDNKEIAKIEVNEKNTLQPTSMIIHRMSEGELGKPRFIETIRTPSPVEIGTATHYLLQLLDLKKEPTKESILHLIDELVQTKIIQENVAKRINIDQVLAFYQTSLGQQLLETPNQVIREQPFSMLLKAEDLIKDYPKETKDDLLIHGMIDGYIEKEESCILYDYKTDFVLDSENTKEIKKIIQRYRGQLNLYRKALAQATNKQVNQVFLVLLSAGIIIDMDKEQIIEKMD, encoded by the coding sequence ATGAGTAAAACAATACCTTTGCGTCCGGAAAACGAACAATTTACGGATAATCAATGGCAAGCTGTCTTTGATGGGGATGAAAATATTTTAGTTTCTGCTTCTGCTGGTTCTGGAAAAACGACCGTCCTTGTTCGCAGGGTCATTGAGAAACTTAAAAGCGGTGTAGATATCGATCGATTATTGATTGTAACGTATACAGAAGCCGCAGCGAAAGAAATGAAAGAAAGAATCCAGAGTGCTTTACAAAAGGCAATCACAAATGAAAGTGAACAAGAAAAAAAACAACATTTTATTAAACAATTAAGCTTACTTCCTACAGCTCATATCAGCACATTACACGCTTTTTGTCTAACGGTGATTCGTCGTTTTTACTACTTGATTGAAATAGACCCAGTTTTTCGTTTACTGACTGATGAGACTGAGATGTTACTTTTGAAAGAGGATGTTTGGGATGAGCTTAGAGAACGATTCTACAGTGAGGACAGTGAAGCGTTCTATCAATTGACAAGTAACTTTTCCAATGATCGGAGTGACGATGGACTAACTCGATTGATTTTTTCTTTATATGAATTTGCTAGAGCTAATCCAGATCCAGAGGAATGGCTAGCTCACTTGGCAGACAGTTACCGTTTAGAGGGCCAATTAGGCGAATCAGCTCTGTTTCAAGAGTATTTAAAGCCTCAAATGATGGAAACGCTGTTCCGTTGTGTAGATCGTTATGAAGAGATGATTCAGTTGACAGAAGGTGAAGAAAAGCTTGAAAAAATAGCTATCCTTGCTAGAAACGAAAAAGAGTTTGTGGAAACCTTCAGTAGTCAACTAGCAGATAATGATTTAGAATCAGGTTTTGAAATTTCAAAAACAGTTACATTTGAACGATACCCATCTATACGTGTAGAAGAATTAAAAGAAATAGCTGCTCAAGCTAAGACTTTACGTGAACAAAACAAGAAAGCTATCAATGATATTTTAACGAACTTGTTTACATTGTCACCAGAGCAAATGAAGGAGATTTTAGAGCAGTCAAAACCACTTGTTCAGGAAATGGCTAAGGTAGGAAAAGCATTTATTGATACTTATAGCCAGCAAAAGCTAAGAAAAGGGCTAGTTGATTTTAATGATTTAGAGCATTTTACGTTAGCAATTTTAGCAAAAAAAGAGGCAGGCGAATGGTTTGCTTCAGAAGCTTCCAAGTACTATCGAGAGAAGTTTGATGAAGTTTTGGTTGACGAGTATCAGGATATCAACCGACTGCAGGAAACGATTCTTTATTGGTTGAGAAGACCATCAGCCGATGAAGGGAATTTGTTTATGGTAGGGGATGTGAAACAGTCGATTTATTCATTTCGTCTAGCTGATCCCACGTTGTTTATTGAAAAATATAATCAATATGGAAAAAATAAAGAGGGTAAACGGATTGTTTTAGCTGAGAATTTCCGCTCCAGAAAGAATGTCTTAGATTTTACTAATCTAGTTTTTGAACAATTGATGGATGAAAGAGTTGGACAAATTGCATATGACGAAGCTGCTCAACTTGTTCACGGATTTGATCAATTTGATGAAGCTGAAAATTATGATACAGAACTGTTGATTTATGAAAAAAAATCAGAGAAGTCGGAAGAAACAGTGGATTTAGCAAATGCGCCTCAATTGCTCCTAGAAGATAAAACGGAAGGCGAACTGCATATGACAGCGTTAAAAATCAGAGAATTGATTGATAATAAATTTTTGATCTATGATAAATCGATCAAAGAAAATCGTCCGCTGACGTATAAAGATATCGTGCTATTAACACCAACCAAGAAAAATAATTTAACGATTCTTGAAATATTTAAAATAGCTGGAATTCCAATTCAAGTCAATGATGCGCAAAATTATTTTCAAGCAACTGAAGTTCAGACGATGGTGGCCCTTTTACAAATCATTGATAATCCGTATCAAGATATTCCTTTAGCTGCGGTGTTACGTTCACCCATAGTTGGGTTGAAAGAAAATGAGCTAGTTGAGATTCGGTTAGCTGCTAAAAAGAGTTCTTATTACGAAGCCTTTTTAACGTTTAATCAAAGAGATACGGAGAATCAAAAACAACAATCATTAAAGGAAAAAACAAAGAATTTTGCTGAATTACTGGATAAATGGCGTGAAATTGCTAGACGAAATCAATTAGCCACATTGATTTGGCAAATCTATCAAGATACTGCGTATTTAGATTACGTCGGTGGAATGCCAGCTGGGAAACAACGACAGGCTAATCTTTTTGCATTAGTTGATCGAGCAGCAAGTTATGAAAAAACTAGTTTCCGTGGGTTGTTCCAATTTGTTCGTTTTATAGAGAAAATGCAGGAAAAAGATAAGGATTTGGCAGAACCAGTTATTTTAAGTGAAGAAAATGCTGTTCGGGTGATGACGATTCACGCAAGTAAAGGACTAGAGTTTCCAGTAGTCTTTGTTTTGGATATGACCAAAGAATTCAATCTTGGTGATCTGAATGAACGTTATATTTTTGATGATCGCTTAGGCGTAGGAATTCGTTATCTTGATCAGACAGACCGAGTACTTTATGAAACCTTGCCATTTCTAGCGATTAAACAGGCAAAATTAAAAAAATTACTTTCAGAAGAAATGCGTAAATTATATGTCGCCTTAACGCGAGCAGAACAAAAACTCTATCTTGTTGGGTCTTATAATGACCAAGAGGCAACTTTTAAAGAATGGTTGAAGGTTGCTGATGTTCAGACAAAAGTTTTGCCTGGGGAAAATCGTTTACAAGGTAAAAGTAGTTTGATGAACTGGGTAGGAATGACTTTGATTCGTCATCAGAGAATGGCAGAATTTCAGACTGAATTTATAACTGAAAGTGTAGCTGGTATCTCACAACATCCTGCAGGATTTACCCTTAGTTTTATGACAGAAAAAACAATTCAGGAACGATTTGCAGCGCTTCAATTCTTTGAGACAAGTTCTACAAAAGTAGAAAACGCTGCAAAGAGTGATGCAACAGCTATTGAAAAAGGGTTATGTCGTTTAAATTATGACTACCCCTATCAACTTTCAACAAAAACGACAAATTATCAATCGGTATCAGAAATCAAACGTATTTTTGAAGATCCTGATAATAAAGAAATTGCTAAGATCGAAGTAAATGAAAAGAATACATTACAACCGACATCGATGATCATTCACCGGATGAGTGAAGGGGAGTTAGGTAAGCCGAGATTTATTGAAACGATTAGAACGCCGTCTCCAGTAGAAATCGGAACAGCAACACATTACTTGTTGCAACTATTAGATTTAAAGAAAGAACCAACCAAAGAGAGTATCCTTCATTTGATCGATGAACTAGTTCAAACAAAAATTATCCAAGAAAATGTGGCAAAACGAATCAATATCGATCAAGTTCTAGCTTTTTATCAAACGAGCTTAGGTCAACAACTTTTAGAAACGCCCAATCAAGTTATCCGTGAGCAGCCATTTTCAATGTTATTGAAGGCAGAAGACCTAATCAAAGATTATCCTAAAGAAACTAAAGATGATTTGTTGATTCACGGAATGATCGATGGCTACATCGAAAAAGAAGAAAGTTGTATTCTTTATGATTATAAAACAGACTTTGTACTGGACAGTGAAAATACAAAAGAAATCAAAAAAATTATCCAACGTTATAGAGGTCAGCTGAATTTATACCGAAAAGCGTTAGCCCAAGCAACAAACAAGCAAGTAAATCAAGTGTTTCTAGTGTTATTGTCGGCTGGAATCATTATTGACATGGACAAAGAACAAATTATTGAAAAAATGGATTAA
- the pheS gene encoding phenylalanine--tRNA ligase subunit alpha, translating to MTLKAQLEALRDETLASIQNVADLKALNQIRVETLGKKGPITEVLRGMKDLSAEERPVVGGFANEIRDLLTEAIEKRKEVLESAALNAALEQETIDVTLPGKQMDHGTRHVLSQVMEEIEDIFVGMGYQVVEGYEVESDHYNFERMNLPKDHPARDMQDTFYISDEILIRTHTSPVQARTMEKHDFSKGALRMISPGKVFRRDTDDATHSHQFHQIEGLVIDKNITMGDLKGTLEVVMKKMFGEDRKIRLRPSYFPFTEPSVEVDVSCFKCGGSGCNVCKQTGWIEILGAGMVHPDVLSMSGIDPNEYSGFAFGLGPDRVAMLRYGVNDIRNFYQNDLRFLNQFKVKE from the coding sequence ATGACATTAAAAGCTCAATTAGAAGCATTGAGAGATGAAACATTGGCTAGTATTCAAAATGTAGCAGATCTTAAAGCACTAAACCAAATCAGAGTCGAAACTTTAGGTAAAAAAGGCCCTATTACAGAAGTGCTGAGAGGGATGAAAGATTTATCCGCTGAAGAACGTCCAGTGGTGGGAGGTTTTGCTAACGAAATTCGAGATCTTTTGACCGAAGCTATAGAAAAACGAAAAGAAGTTCTAGAAAGTGCCGCTTTAAATGCTGCTTTAGAACAAGAAACAATTGATGTAACACTCCCAGGTAAGCAAATGGATCACGGAACTCGCCATGTATTATCTCAAGTAATGGAAGAAATTGAAGATATTTTTGTTGGTATGGGCTATCAAGTTGTAGAAGGTTATGAAGTTGAATCTGATCATTATAACTTTGAGCGCATGAACTTACCTAAAGATCACCCAGCTCGAGATATGCAAGACACATTTTATATTTCAGATGAGATTTTGATACGTACACATACATCGCCTGTACAAGCTAGAACGATGGAAAAGCATGACTTTTCAAAAGGCGCTTTACGTATGATTTCACCAGGGAAAGTATTCCGTAGAGATACTGATGATGCTACTCACAGTCATCAATTCCACCAAATCGAAGGTTTGGTCATCGATAAAAATATTACGATGGGGGATCTTAAAGGAACCTTGGAAGTAGTCATGAAGAAAATGTTTGGTGAAGATCGTAAGATTCGTTTACGTCCAAGCTATTTCCCGTTTACAGAGCCTTCAGTTGAAGTTGATGTAAGTTGTTTCAAATGTGGCGGTTCAGGTTGTAATGTTTGCAAACAAACAGGCTGGATTGAAATTTTAGGAGCTGGTATGGTTCATCCGGATGTCTTATCTATGTCAGGAATTGATCCAAATGAGTATAGTGGTTTTGCATTTGGTTTAGGGCCAGACCGAGTAGCGATGTTACGTTACGGTGTGAATGATATTCGTAATTTTTATCAAAATGATTTACGTTTCTTAAATCAGTTCAAGGTAAAGGAGTAA
- a CDS encoding PD-(D/E)XK nuclease family protein — protein MSLQFIRGTAEMDLEEALIQASIQWLEEDNTHEVFYLVPNHMKFEQEINALTRIKNSQNSQSDSIATMRFQVFSFYRLAWYFLQHTQFYGSEVLSEAGAAMVFRKILSENEEALKVFRGEVNKSGFIQQLFDLYQEMKEGNIDLDELYGYLSQSDSGSKEQDLQLKIQDIKLVFSKFEETMSQYGIKSAEIINFLTEYLETKDLRNVLFVINGYHTFSARELKLIETLMRRGGEVKISLVLDKKYPNELPKLMNLFYETGTTYHKLYQLARNSNVAILPDYIEKNKVLVTNNSLQTLEKYWAEVQENHPKIERQGLSDDHLQFWCAENPKEEINHIAKEIRRLVTEEKYRYKDIQLLTRELDSYETMIEPLFAMHEIPVYLDRDMAMEQHPLVEFIQSLFAIHTYHYRYRDVLRFLRTELFFPLGDQVTVEEWLIERNEWRRKIDVTENVVLAYGYEGYHWEQAKNWHFIRYDFEAEEQDDTEVIEKDSNAVRNMIQQTIPAFFKQIQKANTGIEAADCFYRFLVRNGVEKQLMMWRNQAIESGQLEEARNHEQTWEALMTLLDEYVTIYGKENFDLDLFEEIFSSGLEGLRYNKVPTAIDQVQVRSIDLARPGQAKIVFAIGLTDQVLPQKFDNKTLLSDEERQFVNGHLDDGQFLLNDTRKSIAREPLNAYILFTSATERLYFSYPRVKDTAKDVKASTYLTNIQRDLGIRMQQRNALTILDDEQISLEHIGTYRTLISDLTNLKRQKKETQEGILSFWLALERELMKHSEAPLAQHVFESLSHQNLPENLEEHLADELYTKHIYTSVSRMESFYRCQYQYFSRFGLGLKERDVFGLSPAATGDFFHEALDQFFKLLIMQNKQLSELTDREVNEFTEQILNAVFGEIKFSILDTSSRMNYIRYQLGQTIKKVSWALKRQSERSGMTTVQTEVLFGQIASQKGIKGLELPLQNGGNISVRGKIDRLDQLVTPDSTYLGVIDYKSSHKKFNITEAYYGLAMQMLTYLDVALMDAVNLVGQSAKPAGSFYLHVHNPILPYETEEKKEQQLLKKFQFDGLLLNDPILLENLDKSLQAKQTSLIFPIEESAKEMIKPGRRQEDKFVTEPELEALLTHNRSKFIEAGNKVTSGKIDLNPAYQGKERIACRFCPFKSVCNFDVMLKENNYNRIETLSKKEVMDRLVESEQEGGTINE, from the coding sequence ATGAGTTTACAATTTATCCGCGGAACTGCTGAGATGGATTTAGAAGAAGCCTTAATACAAGCTTCTATACAGTGGTTAGAGGAAGACAATACGCATGAAGTATTCTACCTAGTGCCAAACCACATGAAATTTGAGCAAGAAATCAATGCCTTAACACGAATAAAAAATAGCCAAAATAGTCAAAGTGATTCAATCGCAACGATGCGCTTTCAAGTGTTTAGTTTTTACCGATTGGCATGGTACTTTTTACAACATACGCAATTTTACGGTTCAGAAGTTCTTTCAGAAGCCGGCGCTGCAATGGTTTTCAGAAAAATTTTGTCGGAAAACGAAGAAGCGTTAAAAGTCTTTCGTGGAGAGGTCAATAAATCGGGATTTATTCAGCAACTATTCGATTTATATCAAGAAATGAAAGAAGGAAATATTGATTTAGATGAGTTGTATGGGTATTTATCCCAATCTGATTCGGGTAGTAAAGAACAGGATTTACAATTAAAGATCCAAGATATTAAATTAGTTTTTTCAAAATTTGAAGAAACCATGAGCCAGTATGGTATAAAATCAGCAGAAATTATTAATTTTTTGACGGAGTATCTAGAGACAAAAGATCTACGTAACGTTTTATTTGTAATCAATGGGTATCACACGTTTTCAGCAAGAGAGTTGAAATTGATTGAAACGTTGATGCGTCGTGGTGGCGAAGTCAAAATTTCACTAGTATTGGACAAAAAATATCCGAACGAACTACCGAAGTTAATGAACTTATTTTATGAAACAGGTACAACGTACCACAAGTTGTACCAATTAGCTAGAAACTCAAATGTGGCAATACTGCCCGATTATATTGAAAAAAATAAAGTCTTAGTTACCAATAATAGTCTTCAAACACTTGAAAAATACTGGGCTGAGGTTCAAGAAAATCATCCTAAAATAGAAAGACAAGGGCTCAGTGATGATCATCTTCAATTTTGGTGTGCAGAAAATCCTAAAGAAGAAATCAATCATATTGCTAAGGAAATTAGGAGATTGGTTACAGAAGAAAAGTATCGTTACAAAGATATTCAATTGTTAACACGAGAATTGGATAGCTATGAGACGATGATTGAACCTCTGTTTGCGATGCATGAAATTCCCGTTTATTTAGACCGAGATATGGCAATGGAGCAGCATCCATTAGTTGAGTTTATTCAATCGTTGTTCGCAATCCATACGTATCATTATCGTTATCGAGATGTATTGCGTTTTTTAAGAACAGAATTATTTTTCCCGTTGGGAGATCAAGTGACCGTTGAAGAATGGCTAATCGAGCGAAATGAATGGCGTCGAAAAATCGACGTGACGGAAAATGTTGTCTTGGCATATGGCTACGAAGGCTACCACTGGGAGCAGGCTAAGAACTGGCATTTTATTCGCTATGACTTTGAAGCGGAGGAGCAAGACGATACTGAAGTGATCGAAAAAGACTCAAATGCTGTAAGAAACATGATCCAACAAACAATCCCTGCTTTTTTCAAACAGATTCAAAAAGCGAATACTGGAATCGAAGCAGCAGACTGTTTTTATCGTTTCTTAGTGCGTAATGGGGTAGAAAAGCAATTGATGATGTGGCGTAACCAAGCCATTGAGAGCGGACAGTTAGAAGAAGCCCGCAATCATGAGCAAACTTGGGAAGCTTTGATGACGTTATTAGATGAATATGTGACGATTTACGGAAAAGAAAACTTCGATCTAGATTTATTTGAAGAAATTTTTTCTAGTGGTTTAGAGGGACTACGTTATAATAAAGTACCAACAGCTATTGACCAAGTACAAGTGCGATCAATTGATTTAGCGCGGCCTGGTCAAGCGAAAATCGTTTTTGCAATTGGTTTGACGGATCAAGTTTTACCACAGAAGTTTGATAACAAAACTTTGCTATCAGATGAGGAACGGCAATTTGTTAATGGTCATTTAGATGACGGACAATTTTTATTGAATGATACAAGAAAAAGTATTGCTAGAGAACCGTTGAATGCTTATATCCTTTTTACCTCAGCCACTGAACGTTTATATTTTTCCTATCCTCGTGTAAAAGATACTGCGAAAGATGTGAAAGCATCTACTTATCTAACAAATATTCAAAGAGACTTAGGGATACGAATGCAGCAAAGAAATGCTCTTACGATCTTAGATGATGAACAAATCAGCTTAGAACATATAGGGACATACCGAACACTGATCAGTGATTTGACAAATCTCAAGCGGCAAAAAAAGGAAACACAAGAAGGCATTTTGTCTTTTTGGCTTGCGTTGGAACGTGAATTAATGAAGCATTCTGAGGCGCCATTGGCACAGCATGTCTTTGAAAGTCTCAGCCATCAGAATTTGCCGGAAAATCTAGAAGAACATCTTGCTGATGAACTATATACAAAACACATTTATACATCGGTTTCACGAATGGAAAGCTTTTATCGTTGTCAATATCAATATTTTTCACGCTTTGGGTTAGGCTTAAAGGAAAGAGATGTTTTTGGATTATCGCCAGCTGCAACGGGTGATTTCTTTCATGAAGCATTGGATCAGTTCTTTAAATTGCTGATTATGCAGAATAAACAATTATCTGAGTTAACTGATCGAGAAGTAAACGAATTTACAGAACAAATTCTAAACGCTGTGTTTGGTGAAATCAAATTTTCAATTCTAGATACATCTAGCCGGATGAACTATATCCGATACCAATTAGGGCAAACCATCAAAAAAGTTAGCTGGGCTTTGAAACGCCAAAGTGAACGAAGCGGGATGACAACTGTTCAGACAGAGGTATTATTTGGTCAAATCGCCAGCCAAAAAGGAATTAAAGGATTAGAATTACCGCTGCAAAATGGTGGTAATATCAGTGTTAGAGGGAAAATCGATCGATTGGATCAATTAGTGACGCCTGATTCTACATACTTAGGAGTCATTGATTATAAATCGAGTCACAAGAAGTTCAATATTACAGAAGCCTATTATGGTTTAGCGATGCAGATGCTGACCTATCTGGATGTGGCTTTGATGGATGCTGTAAACTTGGTCGGTCAGTCGGCCAAACCTGCGGGTTCATTTTATCTCCATGTCCATAATCCAATTCTTCCTTATGAAACAGAAGAGAAAAAAGAACAACAACTTTTAAAGAAATTTCAGTTTGATGGCTTGTTATTGAATGATCCAATTTTACTTGAAAACTTAGACAAAAGTTTACAAGCCAAACAGACTTCTTTGATATTTCCAATCGAAGAATCCGCGAAAGAAATGATCAAACCAGGGCGTCGTCAAGAAGATAAGTTCGTGACAGAGCCTGAATTAGAAGCATTGTTGACACATAACCGTAGTAAGTTTATTGAAGCAGGTAATAAAGTTACTAGCGGGAAAATCGATTTAAATCCAGCATATCAAGGAAAAGAACGGATTGCCTGCCGTTTTTGTCCATTCAAAAGTGTTTGTAATTTTGATGTGATGCTGAAAGAAAATAATTATAATCGAATCGAAACATTGTCTAAAAAAGAAGTGATGGATCGCTTGGTTGAAAGCGAGCAGGAAGGAGGAACTATCAATGAGTAA
- a CDS encoding LutC/YkgG family protein: protein MTNANIQNRESFLENLREKLGIERQNVKDHPFHPINDLPETTLSDKSAEELLEIAKKRVEKINTKLIETTQSQLENTIEQLIVQLGQGNILLPIDERFSEYGLEKFTQANYSDKRNEQFLFWQKGQEQREVNITNAQSANIAIAFAEFLLAESGSVVVETNAGQGRSLHFLPKHYISIIPMSKIVPRSTQVAAYYAEKQATGEKIGSAIHFISGPSNSGDIEMQLVVGLHGPLAVYYIIVKDR, encoded by the coding sequence ATGACTAATGCCAATATACAAAATAGAGAATCCTTTTTAGAGAATTTAAGAGAGAAGTTAGGAATTGAACGTCAAAATGTCAAAGATCATCCATTTCATCCAATCAATGATCTGCCAGAAACAACATTATCAGATAAATCAGCTGAAGAGTTGCTGGAAATTGCTAAAAAAAGAGTAGAAAAGATCAACACAAAACTAATAGAAACAACCCAATCACAGTTGGAGAACACAATAGAACAATTAATAGTTCAATTGGGACAAGGGAATATTTTGTTACCAATTGATGAACGTTTTTCAGAGTATGGATTGGAAAAATTTACTCAAGCAAACTATTCAGACAAAAGAAATGAGCAGTTCCTGTTTTGGCAAAAAGGTCAAGAACAAAGGGAAGTCAATATCACTAATGCTCAGAGCGCAAATATCGCTATAGCATTTGCTGAATTTTTGTTAGCTGAATCAGGCTCAGTAGTAGTTGAAACAAATGCTGGCCAAGGTCGTTCATTACATTTTTTACCCAAACATTATATTTCGATTATTCCTATGAGTAAAATCGTCCCTCGTTCAACTCAAGTAGCGGCTTATTATGCAGAAAAACAAGCAACTGGCGAAAAAATTGGCTCCGCAATCCATTTTATTTCCGGACCGTCGAATTCAGGGGATATTGAAATGCAGTTAGTAGTTGGGCTCCACGGACCACTTGCTGTGTACTACATTATTGTAAAAGATAGGTAA